The Verrucomicrobium spinosum DSM 4136 = JCM 18804 genome includes a region encoding these proteins:
- a CDS encoding PVC-type heme-binding CxxCH protein, producing the protein MSYHLPILLGSCLLLVSTAPAAEAIVPAPDRLTFAEKNPGGGGVPVEAFQFDSSLPQDLQIQVWATTPQIYTPVAMDVDAQGRVWATEGIDYGQKPVIAAGQSIMVLEDKDGDGKADSSHVFITDKELRAAPLGIAVFDNKIVVSATPSIIIYTDSNRNAVFDPGIDTREVFLTGFLGGAHDHTLHAVVGAPSGQWYFSHGNKGLSVKTKDGREFIAGSYYGGAELVGQRSSDGQLYVAGMAFRINPDGTGLVPVGENMRNPHDMFVSSFGDMFQSDNDDPAHCRVSWLMEYGNLGYADIENGVKSWEEIVKSWEKPRPANAGGNASSSSHWRENYPGTMPPGTVYGTGSPTGNVLIEGDELGEEFRGLYLVTDMVLKQIMACRPEMREAQVEIGRLFPFLSLKRDQRGQFFLPTDLALLPDGSLLLADFYNDTSRRTNQAPGTIYRISRRNVKMPAVERVDFETTKGLVGALRSPVVNVRSHAAALLQKKGEDAVAQLIHFFETETNPYIQARAVWPLAFAAPQGREWVRQLLDSKVESQRVLAFRCLRLADPAGLPELAGKMAGDSSMAVRREVALSLRDMPFSQCKGVLTQLLRAYDGKNRWALEALGTASVGKEAQVYDELVRPQVASLAAAEWPETALNLAWRLNSPQASKDLLNWIKAARPDVPSFRHYIMAFACFRSEEERLARYDALSSLLKEPSFGGEGYQTTLSEVLARDLTVLPGESSLAHSLQIPQSLGGRTKLSDIPTIARLHGDAKRGEAKVAVCYVCHQVGAQGTPFGPNLAGWAAARTTEQILTDLIAPSERLAHGFDQPARLRSRDGKHIVEGLVSNYSHHAGSLNIKVFGGQMKKILFREGGIKVEFLKDHSWMPPASEMGLTDQDLRDLVEYLKSI; encoded by the coding sequence ATGTCTTACCATCTTCCCATCCTTCTTGGCAGTTGTTTGCTGCTGGTTTCGACGGCTCCTGCCGCAGAGGCCATTGTTCCCGCCCCTGATCGGTTGACTTTTGCGGAGAAGAATCCTGGAGGAGGCGGGGTGCCGGTGGAGGCGTTCCAGTTTGACTCTTCACTGCCTCAGGACCTCCAAATCCAGGTGTGGGCCACCACCCCCCAAATTTACACGCCTGTGGCGATGGACGTGGATGCGCAAGGGCGCGTGTGGGCGACTGAAGGCATTGATTATGGTCAGAAGCCTGTGATTGCTGCCGGTCAGTCGATCATGGTTCTGGAGGACAAGGACGGGGACGGCAAGGCGGACAGCTCCCATGTTTTCATCACAGACAAAGAATTGCGCGCTGCTCCTCTTGGTATCGCAGTGTTTGACAACAAGATTGTCGTTTCCGCTACGCCCTCCATCATCATCTATACGGATTCGAACCGGAACGCAGTGTTTGATCCGGGAATTGACACCCGCGAGGTCTTTCTCACCGGCTTTCTGGGTGGGGCTCACGATCACACCCTGCATGCTGTCGTCGGCGCGCCAAGCGGGCAGTGGTACTTCAGCCATGGGAACAAGGGATTGAGCGTGAAGACCAAGGATGGTCGTGAATTCATCGCCGGGTCATACTACGGTGGCGCGGAGCTGGTCGGCCAGCGCAGTTCGGATGGGCAGCTCTATGTCGCTGGTATGGCGTTTCGTATCAATCCCGATGGTACGGGCCTCGTGCCTGTGGGGGAGAACATGCGCAATCCTCACGATATGTTTGTGAGCTCGTTTGGGGATATGTTCCAGAGTGACAATGATGATCCAGCACACTGCCGTGTGTCCTGGCTGATGGAGTATGGCAACCTGGGATACGCAGACATTGAAAATGGCGTGAAGTCCTGGGAGGAGATTGTGAAGTCCTGGGAAAAGCCACGCCCTGCCAACGCCGGCGGGAATGCCTCTTCATCCTCCCACTGGCGGGAGAACTATCCCGGAACGATGCCGCCAGGGACTGTGTATGGGACAGGCTCACCCACTGGAAATGTTCTCATTGAAGGGGATGAACTTGGCGAAGAATTCCGCGGACTCTATCTGGTGACAGACATGGTGCTGAAGCAGATCATGGCCTGCCGTCCAGAGATGAGGGAGGCGCAGGTGGAGATCGGCCGCCTGTTTCCTTTCCTGTCATTGAAGAGAGATCAGCGGGGGCAGTTTTTTCTGCCGACTGATCTGGCGTTGCTGCCGGATGGCAGCCTTCTGCTTGCAGATTTTTACAATGATACAAGCCGTCGGACCAATCAAGCGCCGGGTACCATCTACCGGATCTCCCGCCGGAACGTCAAGATGCCAGCGGTGGAGAGAGTCGATTTTGAGACCACCAAGGGGCTTGTAGGGGCGCTGCGCAGCCCAGTGGTCAACGTGCGGTCTCACGCGGCAGCACTTTTGCAGAAGAAGGGGGAAGACGCTGTCGCGCAACTCATCCACTTCTTTGAAACGGAAACCAATCCCTACATTCAAGCCCGGGCAGTGTGGCCGCTCGCATTTGCCGCACCACAGGGGCGTGAGTGGGTCCGTCAGTTGCTGGATTCAAAAGTGGAATCACAAAGGGTGCTGGCTTTCCGGTGCTTGCGTCTGGCTGATCCTGCGGGTTTGCCAGAGCTGGCTGGGAAGATGGCTGGAGACAGCTCCATGGCGGTTCGTCGTGAGGTGGCACTCTCATTGCGCGATATGCCTTTTAGTCAGTGCAAAGGGGTGCTGACTCAGCTTCTCCGTGCCTATGATGGAAAGAACCGGTGGGCACTGGAGGCTCTCGGCACTGCGTCAGTGGGCAAGGAGGCTCAGGTGTATGACGAGCTCGTCCGCCCTCAGGTCGCGAGTCTGGCTGCAGCCGAGTGGCCTGAAACAGCGCTCAACCTTGCTTGGCGCCTTAATTCACCGCAAGCTTCCAAGGATCTGTTGAACTGGATCAAAGCTGCCAGGCCCGACGTCCCGTCATTCCGGCACTACATCATGGCCTTCGCATGTTTTCGTAGTGAGGAGGAGCGTCTGGCGAGGTATGACGCACTCTCCTCTTTGTTGAAGGAGCCCTCTTTCGGGGGGGAAGGGTATCAAACAACGCTCAGTGAAGTCCTGGCCCGTGACCTGACCGTCTTACCAGGGGAATCCTCCCTTGCGCACAGTCTCCAAATCCCGCAGAGCCTGGGAGGGAGAACGAAACTGTCCGACATTCCCACCATCGCCAGGCTGCATGGCGATGCCAAGCGAGGGGAGGCGAAGGTCGCTGTGTGCTACGTCTGTCATCAGGTTGGTGCCCAGGGTACCCCATTCGGCCCCAACTTGGCCGGCTGGGCCGCTGCACGCACCACTGAACAGATCCTCACAGATCTCATCGCCCCCTCCGAACGTCTCGCCCATGGGTTTGATCAGCCTGCGCGTCTAAGGTCCCGGGACGGCAAGCATATCGTGGAGGGGTTGGTCTCAAACTACAGCCACCACGCTGGCTCGTTGAACATCAAAGTGTTCGGCGGGCAGATGAAAAAGATCTTGTTCCGCGAGGGCGGCATCAAGGTGGAGTTTCTCAAGGATCATTCATGGATGCCGCCAGCCTCAGAGATGGGGTTGACCGATCAGGATCTTAGGGACTTGGTGGAGTATCTGAAGTCGATCTGA
- a CDS encoding helix-turn-helix domain-containing protein, whose amino-acid sequence MSDASYFVKDSRGRFMAAGGGLLQHLGVKGEEDLLSSTDFAFFPPHLAHAMRMDDLRVMQTRQPMVDRLELLHSNRGTKRWHLTTKLPLIGPDGTPMGIMGVVRPCNDASDPAVPQQVRKAVAYIHDHFSESLSTAFMAKKVHASARHLNRLFHNAFGMGVQDFILRTRVAAVCQCLLCSNKPVADIAYEHGFYDQSAMSRYFRQYTGESPHTWRHRHRSAGSRPLPASGTAHCAQAAAKTLQDAFFAQLSSHLPLRQLLEHLPDMDYFTKDCSGRFTAIRSATVIRLGFRSEEEALGITDFDIHPAKVAEAIRNDDLHIMRTRQPMIDQLEELYTRPSVKGRFLTTKLPVTDRNEQVIGVMGFIRPAPGELLQVATRTPVELVVAHIRERHFEKLLISDLASIGKVSPRQLNRMFQESYRLSAQDFIIRTRVQAACADLVSTRNSLAEIACAHGFCDASTFTRQFKHHMGETPLIYRRRRTAG is encoded by the coding sequence ATGTCAGACGCAAGCTACTTCGTGAAAGACAGCAGAGGCCGGTTCATGGCTGCGGGCGGCGGTCTTCTCCAACACCTGGGCGTAAAGGGAGAGGAAGACCTGCTGTCCTCCACGGATTTCGCCTTCTTCCCACCTCACCTGGCCCACGCGATGCGCATGGACGATCTGCGTGTGATGCAAACGCGCCAACCTATGGTGGACCGGCTTGAGCTGCTCCATAGCAACCGTGGCACCAAACGTTGGCACTTGACCACCAAGTTGCCACTCATTGGCCCTGACGGCACCCCCATGGGCATCATGGGAGTGGTCAGGCCCTGCAACGATGCCAGCGATCCAGCCGTGCCTCAACAGGTCCGCAAAGCCGTCGCGTACATCCATGATCATTTTTCTGAAAGTCTCTCCACAGCTTTCATGGCGAAGAAGGTGCATGCCTCAGCCCGGCATCTCAACCGGCTTTTCCACAATGCTTTCGGCATGGGGGTGCAGGATTTCATCCTGCGCACCAGGGTGGCTGCAGTGTGCCAATGCCTCCTCTGCTCCAACAAGCCTGTGGCTGACATCGCCTATGAACATGGCTTCTACGATCAAAGCGCCATGTCCAGATATTTCCGCCAATACACCGGCGAGAGCCCCCACACCTGGCGCCACCGCCACCGGAGCGCCGGAAGCAGGCCTTTGCCGGCGAGTGGCACGGCACACTGTGCACAAGCGGCTGCCAAGACGCTCCAAGATGCTTTTTTCGCCCAGTTGTCCAGTCATCTGCCGCTCCGACAGTTGTTGGAACATCTCCCGGACATGGACTACTTCACCAAAGATTGTTCGGGCCGTTTCACAGCAATCCGGTCCGCCACGGTGATCCGCCTGGGATTCCGCTCCGAAGAGGAAGCATTGGGTATCACGGACTTTGATATTCATCCCGCGAAGGTGGCAGAAGCCATTCGCAATGACGACTTGCATATCATGCGCACGCGCCAGCCCATGATTGACCAGCTGGAAGAACTCTACACCCGCCCAAGCGTCAAAGGCAGGTTCCTCACGACAAAGCTACCCGTTACAGACCGGAATGAGCAGGTCATCGGCGTCATGGGTTTTATTCGCCCGGCCCCGGGGGAGTTGCTCCAGGTTGCCACTCGTACACCTGTGGAGTTAGTTGTGGCTCACATTCGTGAGCGGCACTTTGAGAAGCTTCTCATCAGCGATCTGGCATCCATTGGAAAGGTGTCGCCTCGTCAATTGAACAGAATGTTTCAGGAATCTTACCGCCTGAGTGCCCAGGACTTCATCATCCGCACCCGTGTCCAGGCAGCCTGTGCAGACCTGGTGTCCACGCGAAATTCGCTGGCGGAGATCGCCTGTGCCCACGGCTTCTGCGACGCCAGCACCTTCACCCGGCAGTTCAAGCATCATATGGGGGAGACCCCTCTCATCTACCGGCGGCGGCGCACCGCTGGCTAG
- a CDS encoding DUF1800 family protein: MTTSPLPPTRRTLLAALGLAACLLPAANAATDYNNNGYDDIWEHRYNILGVPNHPYDSDRDGDGATNLMESIAGTSPDNPQDVLKIQEITLTGSNLLISLKTHAGKRYVLESSGTPDGPVWTAEGSPLTGTGTLQSFTIPAGSGTAPKFFRVTASDVDTDGDGVSDWAEALMGTNPTLATSPSNASGGAAPDGEVLRSLVSFTATVVTPSSYEKEGTRAVVRLTRTYGSMPLTLRYSAAGNTDSTRGSASSGDYLLKNSSNTTLNSTGFQFPANTSQFDVQVAPTLDSLNEVPEMLRLTFRATSGSVNSPLGTTQTVDIRDATNTQANRRLFVAYLGREGGAVTTATGLATLLLNGDNTQAEVNSSFSNLTSPQSASHLHAAPVGDPLASGPIIESLELGQLTGRTVSIDPEPAGGWTTAQATLTALFDGFLYINVHTANYGAGEIRGNFALANGSVAEPPVPAAPPAYGSPEWPALTGAALDRDIARFLTQATYGPTAESIQEVKDLITANGGNALAGYTAWINKQMDLTQTPSPNFTRLVQAADMEEFFLRGNKPINWRNAPWFGDGGSRWNGSSWVQDTGIKSVNYTDNYNRRREWWTLVLQSRDQLRQRMALALSEIVVVAETDLNIRSIHYGMANYWDLLAGNAFSRYRKVLGDVTQNPMMAHYLSYLKNARASGNILPDENYAREVMQLFSVGLVNRHLDGTLKLGNDGLPLPTYDQNDIREMARVFTGFGYSKLHANILAPLYPNPGYLQMGPLQDNSSFTASASLFSYYWQGPWIEPLKLFDAYHDFNAKTLFNGKTGQVALPAKTNSATESEGLADVNDALDALAGKDSPSAAYDGHPNTPVFISRLLIQRFTTSNPSAGYLYRVATTFKNTSGNLGEVIKAILLDHEARSIALADGSVAVGKIKEPLLHLTNLLRALKCYTGLPLVHLTTVPLNFTSLESPVTEPYPLSEYNKFPPGAVRFRFYETTFGITQSAQRAPSVFNWFLPDFSPPGPLPRVGMVAPEMQTATESSVVNFANTIHGLSLGSNPPTHSSPGSGLEDLPSLLAYRNASGVQFTLPQWAVDKGYFTATQFTPGTNQPASLYKQVDNLVPRFDDLVSLYTSTYTTALAAQYAPAAVPVTPGTTEKSAAHAEAVKAVVDQLDLLLASGSLRATTASSPGGHPRTAILDSLNAIAANNRHTTDATNFAADALTRVKNAVYLVMTSPEGLVLK, translated from the coding sequence ATGACGACCTCTCCGTTACCACCCACCAGGAGAACGCTCCTCGCAGCCCTAGGGCTCGCGGCGTGTCTGCTGCCCGCTGCAAACGCTGCCACTGACTACAACAACAACGGCTACGACGACATCTGGGAACACAGGTACAACATCCTGGGCGTCCCCAACCACCCCTATGACTCGGACCGGGACGGTGATGGTGCCACCAACCTCATGGAGAGCATCGCGGGCACCTCGCCAGACAACCCCCAGGATGTCCTCAAGATTCAGGAAATCACCCTCACAGGCAGCAACCTCCTGATCTCCCTCAAGACTCATGCGGGCAAACGCTACGTCCTGGAAAGCAGCGGCACCCCAGACGGGCCCGTCTGGACGGCGGAAGGCTCCCCACTGACCGGCACCGGCACCCTCCAGTCCTTCACCATCCCGGCGGGTTCGGGCACTGCCCCCAAGTTCTTCCGCGTCACCGCCTCCGACGTGGACACCGACGGCGATGGCGTCTCCGACTGGGCGGAGGCGCTCATGGGCACCAATCCCACCCTGGCCACCTCCCCCTCCAACGCCTCAGGCGGTGCTGCGCCGGATGGCGAGGTGCTTCGCAGCCTCGTGTCCTTCACGGCCACCGTGGTCACCCCCTCCTCCTATGAGAAGGAAGGCACCCGCGCCGTCGTGCGGCTGACCCGCACCTACGGATCCATGCCCCTGACCCTCAGGTACTCCGCTGCGGGCAACACGGACTCCACCCGTGGCTCCGCGTCCTCCGGGGACTACCTTCTCAAGAACTCCTCAAATACCACGCTGAACTCCACAGGGTTCCAGTTCCCGGCCAACACGAGCCAGTTTGACGTCCAGGTCGCACCGACTCTGGACAGCCTGAATGAGGTGCCTGAAATGCTGCGGCTTACCTTCCGGGCGACCAGCGGCAGCGTGAACTCACCACTGGGTACCACCCAGACGGTGGACATTCGTGATGCCACCAACACCCAGGCCAACCGGCGCCTCTTCGTCGCGTATCTGGGCAGGGAGGGCGGGGCCGTCACCACTGCCACTGGCCTGGCCACCCTGTTGCTCAACGGGGACAATACCCAGGCGGAGGTCAACTCCAGCTTTAGCAACCTCACCTCCCCACAGAGCGCCTCCCACCTCCACGCCGCTCCCGTAGGTGATCCTCTGGCCAGCGGTCCCATCATTGAAAGCCTCGAACTCGGTCAACTGACAGGACGCACCGTGTCCATTGACCCGGAGCCCGCCGGAGGCTGGACCACCGCGCAGGCCACGCTTACGGCCCTCTTTGATGGGTTCTTGTACATCAACGTCCACACCGCCAACTACGGAGCCGGTGAGATCCGCGGGAACTTCGCACTGGCCAACGGCTCCGTGGCCGAGCCCCCGGTGCCAGCCGCCCCACCCGCCTACGGCAGCCCGGAGTGGCCGGCCCTCACCGGTGCCGCCCTGGACCGCGACATAGCAAGGTTCCTCACGCAGGCCACCTACGGCCCCACGGCAGAGAGCATTCAGGAGGTGAAGGATCTCATCACCGCCAACGGTGGCAACGCCCTCGCGGGATATACCGCGTGGATCAACAAACAGATGGACCTTACCCAGACGCCCTCCCCCAACTTCACCCGTCTGGTGCAGGCCGCAGACATGGAGGAGTTCTTCCTTCGTGGCAACAAACCCATCAACTGGCGGAACGCTCCCTGGTTCGGCGATGGCGGATCCCGTTGGAACGGTTCGTCCTGGGTACAAGACACGGGCATCAAGTCGGTTAACTACACAGACAACTACAATCGCCGGAGAGAATGGTGGACGCTGGTACTCCAGAGCAGGGACCAGTTGAGGCAGAGAATGGCACTCGCCCTGAGCGAAATCGTGGTGGTCGCAGAAACCGACCTCAACATCCGGTCAATCCACTATGGAATGGCCAACTACTGGGACCTCCTCGCAGGGAACGCCTTCAGCCGATATCGCAAAGTACTGGGGGACGTGACGCAAAATCCGATGATGGCCCACTATCTGAGTTACCTCAAAAACGCCAGGGCTTCAGGAAACATCCTTCCTGATGAGAACTATGCGCGCGAGGTCATGCAGCTCTTCTCCGTGGGTCTGGTGAACCGCCACCTGGACGGCACCCTTAAGCTTGGGAACGACGGCCTGCCCCTGCCTACCTACGACCAGAATGATATTCGTGAGATGGCCCGGGTGTTTACCGGATTCGGCTACAGCAAGCTGCACGCCAACATCCTGGCCCCCCTCTATCCGAATCCCGGCTACCTGCAAATGGGCCCTCTACAGGACAACTCATCCTTCACCGCCAGCGCCTCCTTGTTCTCCTACTACTGGCAGGGCCCCTGGATTGAGCCGCTAAAACTGTTTGATGCCTATCATGACTTCAATGCCAAGACCCTTTTCAACGGAAAAACCGGTCAGGTGGCACTGCCAGCAAAGACGAATTCTGCCACGGAATCTGAAGGCCTGGCGGATGTCAATGACGCGCTCGACGCTCTGGCTGGTAAGGACTCGCCTTCTGCCGCCTATGATGGCCATCCAAACACTCCGGTCTTTATCAGCCGCCTGCTGATCCAGCGGTTCACCACCTCCAACCCCAGCGCCGGGTATCTTTACCGGGTGGCCACGACCTTCAAAAACACCAGCGGCAATCTTGGGGAGGTGATCAAAGCGATCCTCTTGGATCACGAAGCCCGCAGTATCGCCCTTGCAGACGGTTCTGTGGCCGTTGGCAAGATCAAGGAACCTCTTCTGCACCTCACAAACCTCCTCCGGGCATTGAAGTGCTACACCGGCCTGCCACTGGTGCACCTCACCACGGTGCCGCTCAACTTCACATCGCTCGAATCCCCGGTGACGGAGCCTTACCCTCTGTCGGAGTACAACAAGTTCCCTCCAGGGGCGGTGCGATTCAGGTTCTACGAGACTACTTTTGGCATCACGCAATCCGCGCAGCGCGCCCCCAGCGTCTTCAACTGGTTCCTTCCAGACTTCTCGCCGCCGGGCCCGCTGCCCCGGGTTGGGATGGTGGCACCTGAAATGCAGACCGCAACGGAGTCCAGCGTGGTAAATTTTGCCAACACCATTCATGGTCTGTCACTGGGCTCCAACCCGCCGACACACAGCTCGCCTGGGAGCGGGCTGGAGGACCTGCCCAGCCTGCTGGCGTACCGCAACGCCTCCGGTGTCCAGTTCACCCTTCCCCAGTGGGCGGTGGACAAGGGCTACTTTACCGCCACCCAGTTCACGCCGGGAACGAATCAGCCAGCCAGCCTCTACAAACAGGTGGACAACTTGGTCCCCCGGTTCGATGACCTGGTCAGCCTCTACACCAGCACTTACACCACCGCCCTGGCTGCCCAGTATGCCCCTGCTGCGGTCCCCGTCACTCCAGGCACGACAGAGAAAAGCGCCGCCCACGCGGAAGCGGTCAAAGCAGTGGTGGATCAGTTAGACCTCCTCCTGGCCTCAGGCTCTCTCAGAGCCACCACGGCCAGCTCCCCCGGAGGCCATCCACGCACGGCCATCCTTGATAGTCTCAATGCTATCGCGGCAAACAACCGGCACACAACAGACGCCACCAACTTTGCAGCAGACGCCCTCACCCGGGTGAAAAACGCTGTGTACCTGGTCATGACCTCCCCGGAAGGGCTCGTCTTGAAGTAG
- a CDS encoding DUF1501 domain-containing protein: MNLILRKKNELTRRQMLAKSGCAAMGLTGLTSTLAHLRLMQGALNAQTVGEGYRALVCVFLAGGNDSNNLLVPAGPSAARTDYETGRSILALAPPGASQGVLPLNPTHLAECDPLGGYLGTLGVHPSCAHLQTLFNAGELAFISNVGTLSEPGVTRATYATALKPNRLFSHSDQAVQWQSSVANGPFTSGWGGRIADLIDAAHNTASGGASMSISIGGTNSFLVGSTGQVTTYSMSSAGISSLSGYGSNYASAVNDPNLLFQSSNYKNTQEGWRLRAFENLIQLTGATMMEDAYNSVRMSARVTDGQIGTALQTTVAGGGSTLDSYFNNAFSGSGVGSNNELSNQLKMVARLIAGRSALGNNRQIFFVTDTGYDTHAAQMGAHATRMATLASSLKGFRDSLQSLGVFDNVVTFTASDFSRTFAPNKPDSSGGSDHGWGGNAVVMGGAVKGQRVYGKYPVLKLSDAPDSIDAVGTRGVWIPSTSVDQYAAALARWLGVAPGMLGSIFPNLNRFVTLPTITSGNMDFLEA, from the coding sequence ATGAACTTGATCCTTCGCAAAAAGAACGAACTCACCCGGCGTCAAATGCTCGCCAAGTCGGGTTGCGCCGCCATGGGCCTGACGGGTCTCACCAGCACCCTCGCTCATCTCCGGCTCATGCAAGGCGCCCTCAATGCCCAGACCGTGGGGGAAGGCTATCGGGCTCTCGTCTGTGTCTTCCTCGCCGGCGGCAATGACTCCAACAATCTGCTGGTGCCCGCAGGTCCCAGCGCAGCCCGTACTGACTACGAGACAGGCCGGTCCATTCTTGCCCTTGCGCCCCCAGGGGCCAGCCAGGGGGTTCTACCCTTGAACCCCACCCACCTTGCCGAATGCGATCCCCTGGGGGGATATCTGGGCACCCTCGGCGTGCATCCCAGCTGCGCCCATCTCCAGACCCTGTTCAATGCCGGTGAACTGGCCTTCATCTCAAATGTGGGCACCCTCTCAGAGCCAGGAGTCACTCGCGCCACCTACGCCACCGCTCTAAAACCCAATCGTCTATTTTCCCACTCGGACCAAGCGGTGCAGTGGCAAAGTTCCGTGGCCAACGGTCCCTTCACCAGCGGCTGGGGGGGGCGCATCGCAGACCTCATTGATGCCGCACACAACACGGCCTCTGGCGGTGCCTCCATGTCCATCTCCATCGGCGGCACCAACTCCTTCCTGGTGGGCTCCACCGGCCAGGTGACCACTTATTCCATGAGCAGCGCCGGCATCTCCTCCCTCTCCGGCTACGGTTCCAACTACGCCTCTGCGGTAAATGACCCCAACCTCCTCTTCCAGTCCAGCAACTACAAAAACACCCAGGAAGGCTGGCGCTTGCGGGCGTTTGAGAACCTCATTCAGCTCACCGGCGCCACCATGATGGAGGACGCCTACAACAGCGTGAGGATGAGCGCCCGGGTGACGGACGGGCAGATTGGCACAGCCCTCCAGACTACAGTGGCCGGCGGGGGCTCCACTCTGGACAGTTATTTCAACAATGCCTTCAGCGGCTCCGGCGTGGGCTCCAACAATGAACTCTCCAATCAATTGAAGATGGTGGCGAGGCTTATCGCAGGCCGTAGCGCCCTGGGCAACAACCGGCAGATCTTCTTCGTCACTGACACCGGCTATGACACCCACGCCGCCCAGATGGGGGCCCATGCCACGCGGATGGCCACCCTCGCTTCTTCACTCAAGGGATTCCGCGACTCCCTCCAGTCCCTGGGCGTCTTTGACAATGTGGTGACTTTCACCGCCTCAGACTTCAGCAGGACCTTCGCTCCCAACAAGCCTGATTCCTCCGGAGGCAGCGACCACGGCTGGGGTGGCAACGCCGTGGTCATGGGCGGGGCGGTGAAAGGCCAGCGGGTTTATGGAAAGTACCCCGTGCTCAAGCTCAGTGACGCCCCTGACTCGATCGATGCCGTGGGCACCCGGGGAGTCTGGATCCCCAGCACCTCTGTGGACCAGTACGCCGCCGCGCTCGCCCGCTGGCTGGGTGTAGCCCCCGGCATGCTCGGCAGCATCTTCCCAAACCTCAACCGCTTCGTCACCCTGCCCACCATCACCTCGGGGAACATGGATTTCCTCGAGGCTTGA